The following proteins are encoded in a genomic region of Thermococcus pacificus:
- the thyX gene encoding FAD-dependent thymidylate synthase, whose translation MNDKIRVTLVNYTKKPLETVTWAALISYWDGWETEAFERMGEKDVEMHLPRVLGYGHESILEHATLTFAIEGCSRVCSHQLVRHRLASYTQQSQRYIKLNPNDVEETFVIPESVKEKPELYQKWKEFMKNAIELYEETYKAGIHQEDARFILPQAVRTKIVVTMNLRELKHFLGLRACERAQWEIREIAWKMLEEIAKNEELRPIIKWAKLGPRCIQIGYCPEGELMPPGCWKRTREKWKNVAKE comes from the coding sequence ATGAACGATAAAATCCGCGTGACTCTTGTCAATTATACAAAAAAACCGCTCGAAACTGTCACATGGGCGGCTCTGATAAGCTACTGGGACGGATGGGAGACAGAGGCCTTCGAGCGGATGGGTGAGAAGGACGTCGAGATGCACCTGCCGAGGGTTCTCGGCTACGGCCACGAGTCTATTCTGGAGCACGCGACGCTGACCTTCGCAATAGAGGGCTGCTCTCGCGTTTGCAGTCATCAACTTGTAAGGCACAGGCTTGCGAGCTACACCCAGCAGTCACAGCGCTATATCAAATTAAACCCAAATGATGTGGAAGAGACCTTCGTGATCCCCGAGAGTGTCAAGGAAAAGCCCGAGCTCTACCAAAAGTGGAAGGAGTTCATGAAAAACGCCATCGAGCTCTATGAAGAAACTTACAAGGCCGGAATCCACCAGGAGGACGCGCGCTTTATCCTGCCTCAAGCAGTCCGGACAAAAATCGTCGTCACGATGAACCTCCGCGAGCTCAAGCACTTCCTTGGTTTAAGGGCCTGCGAGAGGGCCCAGTGGGAGATAAGGGAGATAGCTTGGAAGATGCTGGAGGAGATAGCGAAGAACGAGGAGCTTAGGCCGATTATAAAGTGGGCCAAGCTGGGACCGCGGTGCATCCAGATCGGCTACTGTCCAGAGGGTGAGCTCATGCCCCCCGGCTGCTGGAAAAGGACGAGGGAGAAGTGGAAGAATGTAGCCAAAGAGTGA
- a CDS encoding Na+/H+ antiporter NhaC family protein, protein MTDYGILSLLPPLVAIGLAIVTKRVLLALFSGVWVGGLLVAGGNPIEATTETLKWIVLNIAAAWEEDGHLVTDLWNTRILVFDALIGAGVALIYKAGGMNAIAKAVTRKIRTSRAASLMAAVFGTLIFFDDYTNTIIVGNTMRPITDRARVSREFLAYADDSTAAPVAVLAVVSTWIGYELGLLKDAIASVGESISAYSAWFASWPYRLYPILAVLLVYIVAVTGRHYGPMLRAEYRARTTGKVLRDGAQPMMTTEVDVGMPIEGKENVWVFVLPVLTLILMTFLGLWVTGGGSATYAQGGFQEVLSHADSTWALVWGSFSMLVVAMALILGRRIMSLEEVESTIVSGMKQMHFAMMILILAWSIKRACDAVGTADYIVRVASNVLSPSLVPLVVFVVAAFISFTTGTSWGTFAIMMPIAVPLAYNLSGEFGPVVYASIASVFSGGVLGDHCSPISDTTIMSSMFSGCDHLDHVNTQIPYALTAGVVSVIMLLLFAAGLQNGWLLLAMAVPLLVVFHRLLSEWYGARIGIPGGRVPVYVVGDDYGETLGEETESEGGALTYAVE, encoded by the coding sequence ATGACGGACTATGGTATACTTTCCCTCCTGCCCCCTCTGGTGGCGATTGGCTTGGCGATAGTAACCAAAAGGGTTCTGCTCGCTTTGTTTTCTGGGGTGTGGGTTGGCGGACTTTTGGTGGCCGGTGGCAACCCCATAGAGGCTACCACAGAAACGCTGAAATGGATAGTCCTCAACATAGCGGCGGCATGGGAGGAAGACGGCCACCTTGTGACCGACCTGTGGAATACTAGGATTCTCGTATTTGATGCTCTGATTGGAGCAGGGGTTGCCCTCATATACAAAGCCGGTGGGATGAACGCCATAGCCAAGGCCGTGACGCGAAAGATAAGAACCAGCAGGGCAGCCTCGCTCATGGCGGCCGTCTTCGGTACGCTCATCTTTTTCGACGACTACACCAACACCATTATAGTAGGCAACACAATGAGGCCGATAACGGATAGGGCTAGGGTTTCAAGAGAGTTCCTTGCCTACGCCGATGATTCCACTGCCGCGCCCGTGGCGGTTCTTGCGGTGGTCTCGACGTGGATAGGCTACGAGCTTGGCCTCCTGAAGGACGCGATAGCGAGCGTGGGGGAGAGCATAAGCGCCTACTCTGCCTGGTTTGCGAGCTGGCCTTACAGGTTATACCCGATTCTGGCGGTACTTCTGGTCTACATCGTTGCAGTTACTGGCAGACATTACGGCCCAATGCTTCGGGCAGAATACCGCGCGCGCACTACCGGTAAGGTTCTACGTGATGGTGCCCAGCCGATGATGACTACAGAGGTAGATGTCGGAATGCCGATTGAGGGCAAGGAAAACGTGTGGGTCTTTGTGCTTCCCGTCCTAACGCTGATCCTCATGACCTTCCTGGGCCTGTGGGTCACCGGTGGTGGAAGCGCCACCTACGCGCAGGGTGGCTTCCAGGAGGTTCTCTCCCATGCGGACTCGACGTGGGCTCTCGTTTGGGGTTCCTTCTCAATGCTTGTAGTGGCAATGGCCCTGATCCTCGGGCGGAGGATAATGAGCCTCGAAGAGGTGGAGAGCACAATAGTTTCGGGTATGAAGCAGATGCACTTTGCCATGATGATACTAATCCTTGCATGGAGCATCAAGAGAGCGTGTGATGCTGTTGGAACTGCCGATTATATAGTGAGGGTTGCCTCCAATGTCCTTTCCCCAAGCCTGGTTCCATTAGTGGTGTTCGTTGTGGCGGCGTTCATATCCTTTACGACGGGAACGAGCTGGGGAACCTTCGCCATAATGATGCCAATAGCGGTTCCGCTCGCCTACAATCTCAGCGGTGAATTCGGCCCCGTGGTCTACGCCAGCATAGCCTCAGTCTTCTCAGGGGGAGTCCTCGGCGATCACTGCTCCCCGATAAGCGATACGACCATCATGAGTTCCATGTTCAGCGGTTGTGACCACTTGGATCACGTTAACACCCAGATACCTTACGCCCTCACCGCTGGCGTCGTCAGCGTCATAATGTTACTCCTCTTTGCCGCGGGACTTCAGAACGGCTGGTTACTCCTTGCCATGGCGGTGCCGCTCTTAGTAGTGTTCCATCGCCTCCTCAGTGAATGGTATGGGGCGAGGATCGGCATTCCCGGGGGCAGAGTACCAGTCTACGTGGTTGGAGATGATTACGGGGAGACACTCGGGGAAGAAACGGAAAGTGAGGGAGGAGCCCTCACCTATGCCGTGGAGTAG
- a CDS encoding STK_08120 family protein — translation MKTRSWEVEVSADWETLRVILSDPKKTLPFFPYFGSIEGDVVRFKVPRFVFNFGYEFEFDVGFGEREAIYTFRGERGILTVTFKMIREKLRVTASWAGFGEALMGKPLENFAKGIAEAIKEFCSSMKCPGVKIEGESGEVEHITPETAPAFLKRLVVELGTDFVIEGRAEDGTYLSARIEGGRLKSLKVRTDKGESVIEADVPVVELGSELFEGLPLEKEFKIMVRKM, via the coding sequence ATGAAAACGAGGAGCTGGGAAGTTGAAGTTTCCGCTGACTGGGAGACACTCAGAGTGATCCTCAGCGACCCCAAAAAGACCCTGCCGTTCTTCCCGTACTTCGGGAGTATAGAGGGTGACGTCGTTCGCTTTAAAGTCCCGAGGTTCGTCTTCAACTTTGGCTACGAGTTCGAGTTTGACGTTGGTTTTGGAGAAAGGGAAGCAATATACACTTTCAGAGGGGAGCGCGGTATCCTCACGGTTACCTTCAAGATGATCAGGGAGAAGCTCAGGGTAACGGCCAGCTGGGCGGGCTTCGGGGAAGCTTTGATGGGAAAGCCCCTGGAGAACTTTGCCAAAGGCATAGCGGAAGCGATAAAGGAGTTTTGCTCTTCTATGAAGTGTCCCGGCGTGAAGATTGAGGGCGAAAGCGGAGAAGTTGAGCACATTACACCCGAGACGGCGCCAGCGTTTCTCAAAAGGCTTGTCGTCGAGCTAGGGACGGATTTCGTCATTGAGGGAAGGGCCGAGGATGGTACTTATCTCTCGGCAAGAATAGAGGGTGGAAGGCTGAAGAGCCTCAAGGTGAGGACGGACAAGGGTGAGTCGGTAATAGAGGCAGATGTCCCCGTGGTTGAGCTCGGGAGCGAACTCTTTGAGGGTCTTCCACTGGAGAAGGAGTTCAAAATAATGGTAAGAAAGATGTAG
- a CDS encoding TRAM domain-containing protein: MVSELERKSVPSKKPPVRRGERYKVRIETLGKGGDGIARIKGFVIFVPKTNVGDEVQIEIKNVKERFAFGEVVG; this comes from the coding sequence GTGGTGTCTGAGTTGGAGAGGAAAAGCGTTCCCTCCAAGAAGCCCCCCGTAAGGAGGGGTGAGCGCTACAAGGTCCGGATTGAGACCCTCGGTAAGGGCGGTGACGGCATCGCCCGGATTAAAGGTTTTGTGATTTTTGTGCCGAAGACGAACGTGGGAGACGAGGTTCAGATTGAAATAAAAAACGTGAAAGAGCGCTTTGCTTTCGGGGAGGTCGTTGGCTGA
- a CDS encoding HIT family protein, translating into MKVLWAPWRIEYIRSPKHKGCIFCDFPKENRDKERLILYRGKHSFVIMNNYPYNPGHVMIAPYRHVGKWEDLTDEELLEIMKLSQLMIKALKRAMNPDGFNLGVNLGRVAGAGIDDHVHLHIVPRWNGDTNFMPVIADTKVIPESLEEAYNELKKAIEEVEGEI; encoded by the coding sequence ATGAAGGTCCTCTGGGCACCGTGGCGCATTGAGTATATCCGCTCACCAAAGCACAAAGGCTGCATATTCTGCGACTTTCCAAAGGAGAACCGGGATAAGGAGAGACTCATCCTCTACCGCGGAAAGCACAGCTTCGTGATAATGAACAACTACCCCTACAACCCTGGCCACGTCATGATAGCCCCTTACAGGCATGTGGGGAAGTGGGAAGACCTCACCGACGAGGAACTCCTCGAGATTATGAAGCTCTCCCAGCTAATGATAAAGGCCCTCAAGAGGGCCATGAACCCGGACGGCTTTAACCTAGGAGTTAACCTCGGCCGCGTTGCCGGGGCCGGCATAGACGACCACGTGCACCTCCACATAGTGCCAAGGTGGAACGGAGATACGAACTTCATGCCGGTTATAGCTGACACGAAGGTCATCCCAGAGTCCCTAGAAGAGGCCTACAACGAGCTGAAAAAGGCAATAGAAGAAGTTGAGGGCGAGATTTAA
- a CDS encoding sodium:calcium antiporter has product MLEFALWSLSILAGIAILVVVGDKLSDKIVEVARKAGISTLVISIVLVSLSTTLPEITTSAIASYQGANGIALGNALGSIFANIALILGLASMIRPLKAGRSAYENSLIMLASLVFLILLSIDGTLSRLDGLLLLLAYAVYLRWLLKKHARSEVEWEPSGDVKVLDYIILIALGLFLVGGAEMVVFGGKNIARALGISEFVIGATVVAIGTSLPEMTNALYGAVRERGSISVGNIIGANIMNALVVLGIASLIRPLPTDASVLTVVLVLFAMIPMIASLRKAGGIDRRVGAYFLALYVLYLVLIFSGVKL; this is encoded by the coding sequence ATGCTCGAGTTTGCATTATGGTCGCTATCAATCCTTGCCGGTATCGCCATCCTGGTGGTAGTTGGCGATAAACTCTCGGACAAGATAGTGGAGGTCGCCAGAAAGGCAGGTATCTCCACCCTGGTGATAAGCATCGTCCTCGTTAGCCTTTCAACGACGCTACCCGAGATAACTACCAGTGCCATTGCGAGCTACCAGGGGGCCAACGGAATAGCCCTCGGGAACGCCCTTGGGAGCATATTTGCCAACATAGCCCTGATTCTGGGCCTGGCATCCATGATTAGGCCGCTGAAAGCGGGCCGTTCCGCTTACGAAAATTCCCTTATAATGCTCGCATCCCTCGTTTTCCTGATACTCCTCTCCATCGATGGAACGTTGAGCAGGTTGGATGGTCTCCTACTTCTCCTCGCCTACGCGGTCTACCTCCGCTGGCTGTTGAAGAAGCACGCGAGGAGTGAGGTTGAGTGGGAGCCGAGCGGAGACGTTAAAGTCCTCGATTACATCATCCTAATAGCCCTCGGCCTCTTCCTCGTGGGCGGTGCCGAGATGGTCGTCTTTGGCGGTAAGAACATAGCCCGGGCCCTTGGTATATCGGAGTTCGTTATAGGGGCCACGGTTGTTGCGATAGGGACGTCCCTGCCGGAGATGACGAACGCCCTCTATGGGGCAGTGAGGGAACGCGGGAGCATAAGCGTGGGCAACATAATAGGGGCGAACATCATGAACGCGCTCGTTGTTCTCGGCATTGCCTCACTGATAAGGCCCCTCCCCACAGACGCTTCCGTTCTGACGGTCGTTTTGGTACTCTTTGCAATGATTCCCATGATAGCCTCGCTGAGAAAAGCTGGGGGAATAGACAGGCGCGTTGGTGCTTATTTCCTTGCCCTCTACGTCCTCTATCTGGTTCTGATTTTCTCTGGGGTAAAGCTGTAA
- a CDS encoding 2,3-bisphosphoglycerate-independent phosphoglycerate mutase, whose product MKQRKGLLIILDGLGDRPIKEFGGKTPLEYANTPNMDRLAKMGILGQQDPIKPGQPAGSDTAHLSIFGYDPYKVYRGRGYLEAMGVGLDLSEDDLAFRVNFATIENGIITDRRAGRISTEEAHELAKAIQENVKIPVDFIFVGATGHRAVLVLKGMAKGYRVGENDPHEAGKPPHRFNWEDEESKKVAEILEEFVRKAHEVLDKHPINEKRRKEGKPVANYLLIRGAGTYPGIPMKFTEQWKVKAGAVIAVSLVKGVARAIGFDVYTPEGATGEYNTNEMAKARKVIELLKDYDFVFLHFKPTDAAGHDNNPKLKAEMIEKADRMIGYIMDNIDLEDVVIAITGDHSTPCEVMNHSGDPVPLLIAGGGVRPDSTEAFGERECMRGGLGRIKGHDIVPIMMDLMNRSEKFGA is encoded by the coding sequence ATGAAGCAGAGGAAAGGACTGCTCATAATTCTCGACGGACTCGGAGACAGACCGATCAAGGAGTTCGGCGGGAAGACGCCGCTTGAATACGCCAACACGCCGAACATGGACAGGCTCGCCAAGATGGGAATCCTGGGCCAGCAGGACCCGATAAAGCCCGGACAACCGGCGGGAAGCGATACCGCTCACCTCAGCATCTTCGGCTACGATCCCTACAAGGTCTACAGGGGAAGGGGGTACCTCGAGGCGATGGGTGTTGGCCTCGACCTCAGCGAGGACGACCTGGCCTTCCGCGTCAACTTCGCCACCATAGAGAACGGCATCATAACCGACAGGCGCGCCGGCAGGATAAGCACGGAGGAGGCCCACGAGCTGGCCAAGGCCATCCAAGAGAACGTCAAGATACCGGTTGATTTCATCTTCGTCGGAGCAACCGGTCACAGGGCCGTTCTCGTTCTCAAGGGCATGGCCAAAGGCTACCGCGTCGGAGAGAACGATCCGCACGAGGCCGGCAAGCCGCCGCACAGGTTCAACTGGGAGGATGAGGAAAGTAAGAAAGTGGCGGAAATCCTTGAGGAGTTCGTCAGGAAGGCCCACGAGGTTCTCGACAAGCACCCGATAAACGAGAAGCGCAGGAAGGAAGGGAAGCCGGTTGCCAACTACCTCCTCATTAGGGGTGCTGGCACCTACCCAGGCATACCGATGAAGTTCACGGAGCAGTGGAAGGTTAAGGCGGGAGCGGTTATAGCGGTCTCGCTCGTCAAGGGTGTCGCCAGGGCCATAGGCTTCGACGTCTACACGCCGGAGGGAGCAACGGGCGAGTACAACACCAACGAGATGGCCAAGGCGAGGAAGGTCATCGAGCTTCTCAAGGACTACGACTTCGTGTTCCTCCACTTCAAGCCGACCGACGCGGCCGGCCACGACAACAACCCCAAGCTTAAGGCTGAGATGATAGAGAAGGCCGACAGGATGATAGGCTACATCATGGACAACATCGACCTTGAAGATGTCGTCATAGCGATAACCGGCGACCACTCAACGCCGTGCGAAGTGATGAACCACAGCGGTGACCCGGTTCCGCTCCTTATCGCTGGCGGCGGCGTCAGGCCCGACTCGACGGAGGCCTTTGGCGAGCGCGAGTGCATGCGCGGCGGCCTCGGAAGGATAAAGGGCCACGACATCGTTCCGATTATGATGGATCTGATGAACAGGAGCGAGAAGTTCGGGGCCTGA
- a CDS encoding aminotransferase class I/II-fold pyridoxal phosphate-dependent enzyme: protein MLEPVKFSTYHGGAREEGLLDFSASLNPYPPEWLDEMFERAKEISDRYPYYEKLEEGLSELIGEEVTVTAGITEALYLLGILALRGRKVVIPEHTYGEYERAARIFGAKVVKGPNGPEKLAELVERDSVVFFCNPNNPNGRFYHVRELKPLLDAVEDKNALLVLDEAFIDFVKNPESPEGENVVKLRTFTKSYSLPGIRVGYIIGFPEAFRSVRMPWSIGSTGLAFLEFLLEDGFEHLRRTMPLIWREKERIERALGVKSDANFFIKRVGDAKKVVEALKRQGILVRNCESFGLPEYIRFSVKRPEENEMLVRALKEVEDKMENGR, encoded by the coding sequence ATGCTTGAGCCCGTAAAGTTCTCCACATACCACGGAGGTGCCCGGGAAGAAGGTCTGCTCGACTTCTCGGCATCGCTCAACCCCTATCCTCCCGAATGGCTCGATGAGATGTTTGAGCGTGCTAAGGAAATAAGCGACCGCTATCCCTACTACGAAAAGCTTGAAGAGGGCCTTTCGGAGCTAATCGGCGAGGAAGTCACCGTAACGGCTGGTATTACCGAAGCCCTTTACCTCCTCGGAATCCTCGCGCTCCGCGGGAGGAAGGTGGTAATTCCAGAGCACACCTACGGCGAGTACGAGAGAGCCGCGCGCATCTTCGGGGCGAAAGTGGTCAAGGGTCCGAACGGGCCTGAAAAGCTGGCCGAGCTTGTTGAGAGGGACTCGGTGGTCTTCTTCTGCAACCCAAACAACCCTAACGGGAGGTTCTACCACGTTAGGGAGCTTAAGCCTCTTCTAGATGCGGTTGAAGATAAAAACGCCCTACTTGTTTTGGATGAAGCGTTTATTGACTTCGTTAAGAACCCTGAAAGCCCAGAAGGGGAGAACGTTGTGAAGCTCAGAACCTTCACCAAGAGCTACAGTCTGCCGGGAATAAGAGTCGGTTACATAATCGGCTTCCCGGAGGCTTTCAGGAGCGTTAGAATGCCCTGGAGCATAGGCTCGACCGGCCTTGCTTTCCTTGAGTTTTTGCTGGAGGACGGCTTCGAGCATCTGAGGAGAACGATGCCGTTGATCTGGCGCGAGAAGGAGAGAATCGAGAGGGCCTTGGGTGTTAAAAGCGACGCCAACTTCTTCATCAAGCGCGTTGGAGATGCCAAAAAAGTCGTCGAAGCCCTCAAACGGCAGGGAATCCTCGTGAGAAACTGCGAGAGCTTCGGCCTGCCCGAGTACATCCGCTTCTCGGTGAAAAGGCCAGAGGAGAACGAAATGCTTGTTAGGGCGCTGAAGGAAGTTGAGGACAAAATGGAGAATGGGAGATAG
- the cbiB gene encoding adenosylcobinamide-phosphate synthase CbiB, whose product MDALIVFALALLWDLLLGEPPVLAHPVVWFGKLAGLIDFRYKRRSPALDFLAGTVTGLLVVAFAFLLSILPFFVPYPLNYLLAVYFLKSSFAVRSLHEHVARTITGDVEEKRKAVSMIVSRDVSKLDEPHLNSAAIESLAENLNDSVVAPLFYFILFGLPGALVYRAINTLDAMLGYRNERYEYFGKFSARLDDVLNFIPARLTVLLYLPLGGRNVFRYYRLAKFKINSDKPIAVMSAVLGVWLEKPGVYRFPGRAPRDKDIKRALRVYWIVVAEWVVILSLLLATEVCPCLSP is encoded by the coding sequence ATGGACGCTTTAATCGTCTTTGCTCTGGCCCTCCTCTGGGATCTGCTTTTGGGAGAGCCGCCGGTGCTGGCCCATCCCGTCGTGTGGTTCGGGAAGCTCGCGGGATTAATAGATTTTCGCTACAAAAGACGCTCTCCAGCACTTGATTTTCTGGCCGGGACGGTTACGGGTTTGCTGGTCGTAGCCTTCGCGTTTCTTCTTTCCATCTTACCGTTCTTTGTCCCTTATCCCCTGAACTACCTCCTCGCGGTTTACTTCCTGAAAAGCTCTTTCGCGGTGAGGAGTTTGCATGAGCACGTAGCGAGGACGATAACTGGGGATGTTGAAGAAAAGCGGAAGGCCGTCTCGATGATCGTCAGCAGGGACGTTAGTAAGCTCGACGAGCCCCACCTCAACTCCGCAGCAATAGAAAGCCTCGCAGAAAACCTCAACGACAGCGTTGTAGCGCCGCTCTTCTACTTCATCCTCTTCGGCCTGCCCGGTGCTTTGGTCTACCGCGCCATCAACACGCTCGACGCGATGTTAGGTTATAGAAACGAGCGCTACGAATACTTTGGGAAGTTCTCGGCAAGACTTGACGACGTTCTCAACTTCATCCCTGCCAGGCTGACGGTTCTTCTCTACCTCCCCCTCGGCGGGAGGAATGTTTTCCGTTACTACCGTCTCGCCAAGTTTAAAATAAACTCCGACAAGCCGATAGCGGTGATGAGTGCCGTTTTGGGCGTCTGGCTTGAGAAGCCCGGCGTTTATCGTTTTCCAGGCAGAGCACCAAGAGACAAAGATATTAAGCGCGCTCTAAGAGTCTACTGGATTGTCGTTGCCGAATGGGTGGTAATCCTCTCGCTACTGCTCGCAACGGAGGTGTGTCCATGCTTGAGCCCGTAA
- a CDS encoding PAB0415 family putative ATP pyrophosphatase, with protein sequence MKGVAFFSGGKDGFYALYLAEKSGIKVPYLLALKTTIGLSPHWENLDALKTLAEAMGKELLTFDMSRGSDALAEFIASLGVDYLIAGDVLLEDHKKWVEWLAEKAGVEALEPLWGRNTLELAREMLREGFEWAVIAVDKKKLPKEALAYTFRSQEDLDNFLEAYPGVAPVGEFGEFHTVVLASPIFEGRFELEVKSVEESERYHWIRFGLVRA encoded by the coding sequence TTGAAAGGGGTCGCCTTCTTCTCGGGCGGCAAGGACGGGTTCTATGCACTCTACCTCGCCGAAAAATCGGGAATTAAAGTTCCCTATCTTTTGGCCTTAAAAACAACCATCGGCCTCTCACCGCACTGGGAGAACTTAGATGCCTTAAAAACACTCGCCGAAGCGATGGGAAAGGAGTTGCTTACCTTTGATATGTCCCGCGGAAGCGACGCTCTGGCCGAGTTCATAGCTTCTCTCGGCGTAGATTATCTCATAGCTGGTGACGTCCTCCTCGAAGATCACAAAAAGTGGGTTGAATGGCTTGCGGAGAAAGCAGGGGTTGAGGCCCTCGAACCGCTCTGGGGAAGGAATACCCTTGAGCTGGCCAGAGAAATGCTCCGGGAGGGCTTTGAGTGGGCGGTAATAGCCGTTGACAAGAAGAAGCTACCAAAAGAAGCGCTGGCCTACACATTCCGCTCACAAGAAGACCTGGATAACTTTTTGGAGGCTTACCCTGGCGTTGCTCCTGTGGGAGAGTTCGGCGAGTTCCACACGGTGGTTTTGGCCTCACCCATCTTCGAAGGGCGCTTTGAGCTTGAGGTGAAGTCCGTCGAGGAGAGCGAGAGGTACCACTGGATCCGCTTTGGGCTGGTGAGAGCATGA
- the cobZ gene encoding alpha-ribazole phosphatase CobZ — protein MKAEELLQRLEKHGITLEKMLDTAMGLYIGDNPEEAREMLGRLMLHYLGDINVQSLLMAALLLEESFKVEGDPVNLVADELIGIDIAEYIGGKMALFNFFYYDTKKPGILAELPPFLDDAIGGFIAGCMTKLFQEGVG, from the coding sequence ATGAAAGCCGAAGAACTCCTCCAAAGGCTTGAAAAACACGGCATAACGCTGGAGAAGATGCTCGACACCGCGATGGGGCTCTACATCGGTGACAACCCAGAGGAAGCCCGGGAAATGCTCGGAAGGCTGATGCTTCACTATTTGGGAGACATCAACGTCCAGTCTCTCCTCATGGCGGCTTTACTGCTCGAGGAGAGTTTTAAGGTCGAGGGCGACCCCGTGAACCTCGTCGCCGATGAGCTGATTGGAATAGACATAGCTGAGTACATCGGCGGAAAGATGGCGCTCTTCAACTTCTTCTACTATGACACGAAAAAGCCCGGAATCTTGGCCGAGCTTCCGCCCTTCCTCGATGACGCGATAGGGGGGTTTATAGCCGGCTGCATGACGAAGCTCTTCCAGGAGGGCGTCGGATGA
- the cobS gene encoding adenosylcobinamide-GDP ribazoletransferase: MKNILPFLTRIPVKGDFEKARKELWAFPLVALVSSVLPSAILYLELPLANVLALLELYFTIGLLHLDGLADWADGIMVKGDRERKIKAMKDLNTGIAGLFAVVMVLFLQVYSLPLVPFYSIYLAELNSKFAMLLGLSTKRPLGGGLGTYFMEGMNGKQLATGTTLYALLYLPVALYNPPAVIGLAGLLFAAYVIKLSLENFGGINGDCLGAIAEITRAGTLLVLAFARWWA; this comes from the coding sequence ATGAAAAACATCCTCCCGTTCCTGACGAGAATTCCAGTTAAGGGGGACTTTGAAAAGGCCCGCAAAGAGCTCTGGGCCTTTCCGCTTGTCGCTCTGGTCAGCTCAGTCCTTCCTTCTGCCATTCTCTACCTTGAGCTACCGCTGGCCAACGTCCTCGCCCTTCTGGAGCTCTACTTCACGATAGGCCTCCTCCACCTTGACGGCCTGGCTGACTGGGCCGATGGAATAATGGTCAAAGGCGACCGCGAGCGAAAAATCAAGGCCATGAAAGATTTAAACACCGGGATAGCGGGCCTCTTCGCCGTCGTGATGGTTCTCTTCCTCCAGGTTTACTCTCTTCCGCTGGTTCCCTTCTACTCAATCTACCTCGCAGAACTCAACTCGAAGTTCGCCATGCTCCTCGGGCTTTCGACGAAGAGGCCGCTGGGGGGAGGATTGGGGACTTATTTCATGGAGGGGATGAATGGAAAACAGCTCGCCACCGGGACAACCCTCTACGCGCTCCTCTACCTCCCGGTTGCGCTCTACAACCCTCCGGCGGTTATTGGGTTGGCGGGCCTTCTCTTTGCCGCATACGTCATAAAGCTCTCCCTTGAGAACTTTGGCGGAATAAACGGGGACTGTCTTGGAGCCATAGCGGAGATAACGAGGGCCGGGACGTTGCTCGTTCTGGCGTTTGCGCGGTGGTGGGCGTGA
- a CDS encoding NTP transferase domain-containing protein: MIIVMAGGRSTRMGKEKPVLRVGGKPMLLRVYGEAEKAGETLVTLSRNTPKTKEWCLRERIPFVETPGRGYVEDVRWLLREFGPFVSVSSDLPFVRASDIGSIAKAFDGKTSLTGVLPLERVPGDLKPVVYRGYAVVGLNAVGAEGENFFELSNPLLALNVNTPKDLKLAERIAKLVGR; this comes from the coding sequence GTGATAATTGTCATGGCTGGCGGAAGATCAACGCGCATGGGGAAGGAAAAGCCCGTCCTGAGGGTTGGAGGAAAGCCGATGCTTCTCAGGGTTTACGGCGAGGCCGAAAAGGCTGGAGAAACCCTCGTTACCCTCTCGAGGAACACGCCGAAGACTAAAGAGTGGTGCCTCAGGGAAAGAATTCCGTTCGTTGAAACGCCTGGGCGGGGCTACGTTGAGGACGTTAGGTGGCTCCTCCGGGAGTTCGGGCCCTTCGTGAGTGTCTCCTCAGACCTGCCCTTCGTCAGGGCCTCCGATATTGGCTCAATCGCCAAAGCCTTCGACGGGAAGACGAGCTTAACCGGCGTCCTCCCCCTTGAAAGGGTTCCGGGGGATTTGAAGCCTGTCGTTTACAGGGGCTATGCAGTAGTCGGACTGAACGCCGTTGGGGCTGAGGGGGAGAATTTTTTCGAGCTTAGCAACCCCCTTTTAGCCCTCAACGTGAACACGCCGAAGGATTTAAAGCTCGCGGAGAGAATAGCAAAGCTGGTGGGAAGATGA